The following are from one region of the Roseobacter fucihabitans genome:
- a CDS encoding glyoxylate/hydroxypyruvate reductase A, translating to MSLNVLFAAHADRWGAYRAPLQDAFSALDLDVNLALDLPPAEVDYIIYAPNSPLQDFAPYTRAKAVLNLWAGVEGVTKNTTLTIPLARMVDPGMTKSMTEWVAGHVMRYHLGMDRHIVNPDHIWAPHTPPLASERSVCILGMGELGGAVAQVLGMLDFKLSGWSRRAKSVDGVVMHHGDMGLKDALSNAQIVVLLLPDTAQTENILNAESLGWLPKGAFIINPGRGPLIEDQALLEALDSGQVAQATLDVFRVEPLPQDHPFWTDPRVTVTPHIAAETREHTASQVIAQNVWRGEAGEPFLYLVDRDSGY from the coding sequence ATGTCCCTCAATGTTCTCTTCGCAGCCCATGCCGACCGGTGGGGCGCCTATCGTGCACCGCTTCAAGACGCTTTCTCGGCACTTGATCTGGATGTAAATCTGGCGCTCGACCTGCCCCCGGCAGAGGTTGATTATATCATCTACGCGCCCAATTCCCCGCTACAGGATTTCGCGCCTTATACCCGCGCCAAGGCGGTGCTGAACCTCTGGGCGGGCGTCGAGGGGGTCACGAAAAACACCACGCTCACGATCCCTCTGGCGCGGATGGTGGACCCAGGCATGACCAAATCCATGACCGAATGGGTCGCGGGGCACGTCATGCGATACCATCTGGGGATGGATCGACATATCGTTAATCCGGATCACATCTGGGCACCGCATACGCCGCCTCTGGCCTCTGAGCGGTCGGTCTGCATTCTTGGGATGGGCGAACTCGGCGGCGCCGTGGCACAGGTGCTCGGCATGCTTGATTTCAAGCTCAGCGGGTGGAGCAGGCGCGCAAAATCGGTTGACGGGGTCGTGATGCACCACGGCGACATGGGCTTGAAAGACGCCCTTTCAAATGCGCAAATCGTCGTCCTGCTGTTGCCTGATACAGCACAAACCGAGAATATCCTGAACGCTGAGAGCCTTGGTTGGTTGCCCAAAGGGGCCTTTATCATCAACCCGGGCCGAGGGCCGTTGATTGAGGACCAAGCCCTTCTTGAGGCTTTGGACAGCGGCCAGGTTGCGCAGGCCACGCTGGATGTGTTTCGCGTGGAACCCCTGCCGCAGGATCATCCGTTTTGGACCGATCCACGCGTGACCGTGACGCCGCATATTGCCGCCGAAACACGCGAGCACACCGCATCACAGGTCATTGCGCAAAACGTGTGGCGCGGCGAAGCGGGTGAACCTTTCTTGTATCTGGTAGATCGTGACAGCGGCTATTGA
- a CDS encoding rod shape-determining protein MreD, which translates to MSDMPLTRMWMMRAGFAALVCVILFFHLLPLQTTPQRWVGPDFLLAFALAWSARRPEYVPTLALAGLFLLADLLLQRPPGLWAMLALLACEQIKTRADGSRDTNFVAEWLGVCALIIAINLGYRVILMITFVDLPSFGLTLSETIMTIIFYPLVALSTQFLMGVRKATPGDLDTIGSRS; encoded by the coding sequence ATGAGCGATATGCCACTCACCCGCATGTGGATGATGCGCGCCGGTTTTGCGGCGCTGGTCTGCGTGATCCTGTTCTTTCACCTACTCCCGCTTCAGACCACGCCGCAACGCTGGGTCGGTCCGGATTTTTTGCTCGCTTTTGCGCTTGCCTGGTCGGCCAGACGTCCCGAATATGTACCGACCCTTGCCCTCGCGGGATTATTTTTATTGGCGGATCTGCTGTTGCAGAGGCCCCCAGGTCTCTGGGCGATGCTGGCTTTGCTGGCCTGTGAACAGATCAAAACCCGCGCAGACGGATCACGCGACACCAATTTTGTCGCAGAATGGCTTGGTGTCTGTGCCTTGATCATCGCAATCAACCTGGGCTACCGCGTTATTTTGATGATCACTTTTGTGGATTTGCCCTCCTTTGGCTTGACCCTCTCCGAAACAATCATGACAATCATTTTCTATCCGCTCGTCGCGCTGTCGACCCAATTCCTGATGGGGGTGCGCAAAGCCACGCCCGGCGATCTGGACACGATAGGAAGCAGGTCATGA
- a CDS encoding amino acid ABC transporter substrate-binding protein: MRVFLALLIATLMMPLASQAQTLERIKSSGEIKFGYRTDAAPLSFENDAGRPQGYSPIVCFALAERLGAQLGLENLDVVFERVDTANRFDKVASGEIDLLCGASTITLSRREIVDFSVPTYVDGTTVLLQRDGVSGLSELSGKKVGVRGDTTTEQALNNSLQADAIDAEVITFSDHGAAMTAMENREIDGYFADQSILINLFINNPKRDQFKIFEGILTVEKHGFAMARGDTDFRLAVDTALSDLFQDGSMALAFEKALPGAEAGGALEALFLLSPTLP, from the coding sequence ATGCGCGTATTCCTTGCTCTCCTCATCGCCACCCTCATGATGCCGCTCGCGTCACAGGCGCAGACCCTGGAGCGCATTAAATCGTCCGGTGAAATCAAATTCGGTTACCGCACGGATGCAGCCCCCTTGTCTTTCGAGAATGACGCAGGACGTCCTCAGGGATATTCGCCGATTGTCTGTTTTGCACTGGCAGAGCGGCTTGGCGCGCAACTGGGGTTGGAAAACCTCGATGTCGTTTTTGAACGGGTGGATACGGCAAACCGCTTTGACAAGGTCGCCAGTGGCGAGATTGATTTACTCTGCGGGGCTTCCACGATCACGCTAAGCCGACGCGAAATCGTCGATTTTTCCGTGCCCACCTATGTTGATGGCACAACCGTCTTGCTACAACGCGATGGCGTGTCCGGCCTGTCGGAGTTGTCCGGCAAGAAAGTCGGCGTCCGGGGGGATACCACCACAGAGCAGGCTCTTAATAACTCGCTGCAAGCAGATGCTATCGACGCAGAGGTCATCACGTTCTCCGACCATGGTGCCGCCATGACCGCCATGGAAAACCGCGAGATCGACGGATATTTCGCCGATCAGTCGATTCTGATAAACCTGTTCATCAATAATCCAAAGCGCGACCAGTTCAAAATCTTCGAGGGCATCCTGACCGTTGAAAAGCATGGATTCGCAATGGCGCGCGGTGACACCGACTTCCGCCTGGCCGTGGATACCGCGCTTTCGGACCTTTTTCAGGACGGTTCGATGGCGCTGGCTTTTGAAAAGGCTTTGCCGGGTGCTGAGGCTGGTGGCGCGCTGGAGGCCTTGTTTTTACTGTCCCCGACGCTGCCCTAG
- the rodA gene encoding rod shape-determining protein RodA has translation MSYLEYAVKSAPSGLRKIFYLNWPVALLLASVAGAGFLMLYSVAGGSFSPWAEPQMKRFAMGFTLMICVAMVPIWFWRSLSGLAYLGTLALLVAVELFGTVGMGAQRWIDLGFMRLQPSELMKITLVMFLAAYYDWLPAKRTSHPFWVMLPVLIILVPTFLVLRQPDLGTSILLLAAGGGLMFLAGVHWTYFAAVLAGAIALITTVFQSRGTPWQLIKDYQFRRIDTFLDPSTDPLGAGYHITQSKIALGSGGWTGRGFMQGTQSRLNFLPEKHTDFIFTTLAEEFGFLGGVWLLGLYALIILFCIWSALMNKDRFSSLLTLGIALNFFLFFAVNMSMVMGMAPVVGVPLPLVSYGGSAMLVLMLAFGLMQSAHVHRPR, from the coding sequence ATGAGCTATCTTGAATACGCCGTCAAATCCGCGCCTTCAGGCCTGCGTAAAATCTTCTACCTCAACTGGCCGGTTGCGCTTTTGCTGGCCTCCGTCGCGGGGGCGGGCTTCTTGATGCTCTACTCCGTGGCGGGGGGGTCCTTCAGCCCCTGGGCAGAGCCGCAGATGAAACGTTTTGCCATGGGCTTCACGCTGATGATCTGCGTGGCCATGGTGCCGATCTGGTTCTGGCGGTCGCTCTCGGGACTTGCCTATCTGGGTACGCTCGCCTTGCTGGTCGCGGTGGAACTCTTCGGCACAGTAGGCATGGGCGCGCAACGCTGGATCGATCTGGGCTTCATGCGGCTGCAACCCTCCGAATTGATGAAAATCACGCTGGTGATGTTTCTGGCAGCTTATTACGACTGGCTCCCGGCGAAACGCACATCGCACCCGTTCTGGGTGATGCTCCCGGTCTTGATCATCCTTGTTCCAACCTTTCTGGTGCTGCGTCAGCCCGATCTCGGGACGTCCATTCTGCTGCTGGCTGCGGGGGGAGGTCTGATGTTTCTCGCAGGGGTGCATTGGACCTATTTCGCAGCAGTTCTCGCGGGTGCCATTGCGTTGATTACCACGGTTTTTCAATCCCGTGGCACGCCCTGGCAATTGATCAAGGACTATCAGTTTCGCCGCATCGATACCTTCCTTGATCCCAGCACGGACCCGCTCGGTGCCGGATATCACATTACCCAGTCAAAGATCGCATTGGGCTCGGGTGGCTGGACCGGGCGCGGCTTCATGCAAGGCACGCAAAGCCGTCTGAACTTTCTGCCCGAAAAACACACCGATTTCATCTTTACCACCCTGGCCGAAGAATTCGGGTTCCTGGGCGGCGTGTGGCTGCTTGGGCTATATGCGTTGATCATCCTGTTTTGTATCTGGTCGGCGTTGATGAACAAGGATCGGTTTTCCTCGCTTCTGACATTGGGTATCGCGCTGAATTTCTTTTTGTTCTTCGCCGTCAATATGTCGATGGTGATGGGCATGGCACCGGTTGTGGGCGTCCCCTTGCCGCTGGTGAGCTATGGCGGATCCGCGATGCTTGTGCTCATGCTCGCCTTCGGCCTCATGCAAAGTGCTCATGTCCATCGACCAAGGTAA
- a CDS encoding rod shape-determining protein, translated as MFDKIRGMFVSDMAIDLGTANTLVYIKGKGVVLSEPSVVAYHIKDGVKKVLAVGEDAKLMLGRTPGSIEAIRPMREGVIADFDTAEEMIKHFIRKVHKRSSFFGKPKIIVCVPHGATPVEKRAIRQSVLSAGARRAGLIAEPIAAAIGAGMPITDPTGNMVVDIGGGTTEVAVLSLGDIVYARSVRVGGDRMDEAIISYLRRQQNLLVGETTAERIKTSIGTARMPDDGRGTSMQIRGRDLLNGVPKEIEVTQAQIAEALAEPVQQICEAVMTALETTPPDLAADIVDRGVMLTGGGALLGDLDLALREQTGLAVSIADESLNCVALGTGKALEFEKQLRHAIDYDS; from the coding sequence ATGTTTGACAAAATTCGCGGGATGTTCGTATCCGATATGGCCATCGACCTCGGCACGGCCAACACATTGGTCTATATCAAGGGCAAAGGCGTCGTTCTGTCGGAACCCTCCGTGGTCGCCTATCACATCAAGGATGGTGTGAAAAAGGTTCTGGCCGTGGGCGAGGACGCAAAACTGATGCTGGGGCGCACGCCCGGCAGCATTGAGGCCATCCGCCCCATGCGCGAAGGGGTCATCGCGGATTTCGACACCGCCGAGGAAATGATTAAGCATTTCATACGCAAGGTCCACAAACGGTCGAGCTTTTTCGGCAAACCCAAGATCATCGTTTGCGTCCCGCATGGTGCCACGCCCGTTGAAAAACGCGCAATCCGCCAATCCGTGCTGAGCGCGGGTGCGCGACGTGCCGGGCTGATTGCGGAACCCATTGCGGCGGCGATCGGCGCGGGTATGCCCATTACCGATCCCACGGGGAACATGGTTGTGGACATCGGTGGCGGCACCACTGAGGTCGCCGTGCTGAGCCTTGGCGACATCGTTTATGCGCGCTCTGTGCGGGTCGGGGGTGATCGCATGGATGAGGCGATCATCAGCTATCTGCGCCGCCAACAGAACCTTTTGGTTGGTGAAACCACGGCGGAGCGAATCAAAACCTCCATCGGGACCGCCCGCATGCCCGATGACGGGCGCGGAACCTCAATGCAAATCCGCGGTCGTGATCTGTTGAACGGCGTGCCCAAGGAAATCGAAGTCACCCAGGCCCAGATCGCCGAAGCTCTGGCCGAACCGGTGCAGCAGATATGCGAAGCGGTGATGACCGCGCTGGAAACCACGCCGCCGGATCTGGCAGCAGATATTGTCGACCGCGGTGTGATGCTGACCGGGGGCGGGGCGTTGCTCGGTGATCTGGACCTGGCGCTGCGCGAGCAGACCGGCTTGGCGGTGTCGATTGCCGATGAATCCCTGAATTGCGTGGCACTCGGGACCGGCAAGGCGCTGGAGTTTGAAAAACAACTGCGCCACGCCATTGATTATGACAGCTGA
- the mrdA gene encoding penicillin-binding protein 2, with the protein MKKTRAETDFSHRRISRRAALLGGAQLLFIGGLAARMRFLQVDQADQFRLLAEENRINVRLIPPSRGEVFDRNGVRLAQNAPSYRIVIVREDAGDSDVVLERLSKIVALDAETLERTKQELKRSPSFLPVTIAEDVSWDDISRVSVNAPALPGVTPEVGLSRIYPQGSDFAHVLGYVGPVSDYDLEKIDDPEPVLRIPRFQIGKVGVETKLEPLLRGKAGAKRVEVNAAGRVMRELDRVEGTPGSDLQLTVDANLQGYVQARLAEESASAVVIDCDNGDVVACSSAPTYDPNLFVRGISVKDYNMLTGNKYRPLASKTVQGLYPPGSTFKMMTAMAALEAGLIGPDETVYCPGHLTVSGRRFHCWKRAGHGWVDLQTSLKRSCDVYYYDLAVKIGIEKISAMAKRFGLGVKHDVPMSAVAQGLAPTMDWKASTYGQNWRVGDTVNVSIGQGFMLSSPMQLAIMTARLATGRAVEPRLIKSVDGVETPERGGESMGMNENNLRKMRRAMNAVVNDRRGTAYGSRIIDDTMRMAGKTGTSQVRNITAAERRAGVIRNEDLPWERRDHALFVNFAPVEKPKYAVAVVVEHGGGGSKAAAPIARDITLQALAGGAPPLEAYPAKDRERIEAQQEKLQAMQPQAAFSGRDQA; encoded by the coding sequence ATGAAAAAAACCCGCGCAGAAACGGATTTCAGTCACCGGCGTATTTCGCGACGCGCTGCCCTTCTGGGGGGCGCGCAGCTTTTATTCATTGGCGGTCTGGCCGCACGGATGCGTTTTTTGCAGGTCGACCAGGCCGATCAATTCCGTCTTCTGGCCGAAGAGAACCGCATCAATGTCCGGCTGATCCCCCCGTCGCGCGGCGAAGTCTTTGATCGCAACGGCGTGCGTTTGGCACAAAACGCGCCCTCTTACCGCATCGTCATTGTCCGCGAAGATGCCGGCGACAGCGACGTCGTGTTGGAGCGCCTGTCAAAGATCGTCGCGCTGGATGCAGAGACACTTGAGCGCACCAAGCAGGAATTGAAACGCTCTCCTTCGTTTTTGCCCGTGACCATCGCAGAGGACGTCAGCTGGGATGACATCAGCCGCGTATCGGTCAACGCACCGGCCCTGCCAGGGGTAACACCGGAGGTTGGATTGAGCCGGATCTATCCGCAGGGGTCCGATTTTGCCCATGTTTTAGGATATGTTGGCCCGGTCTCCGATTATGATCTGGAAAAGATCGATGATCCCGAACCCGTACTGCGCATCCCGCGCTTTCAAATCGGCAAGGTCGGGGTGGAAACGAAATTGGAGCCGCTTTTGCGGGGCAAGGCCGGGGCCAAACGCGTCGAGGTCAATGCCGCCGGGCGCGTCATGCGTGAACTCGACCGGGTAGAGGGCACCCCCGGCTCAGATCTGCAACTGACCGTTGATGCCAACCTGCAAGGCTACGTGCAGGCGCGTTTGGCCGAGGAAAGCGCGAGCGCGGTCGTCATTGATTGTGACAACGGCGATGTGGTCGCCTGTTCTTCGGCACCAACTTATGATCCGAACCTTTTTGTGCGTGGTATTTCGGTCAAGGATTACAACATGTTGACGGGCAATAAATATCGCCCGCTTGCCAGCAAGACCGTGCAGGGTCTGTATCCGCCCGGCTCCACTTTCAAGATGATGACGGCCATGGCGGCCCTTGAGGCCGGTTTAATCGGGCCGGATGAAACCGTTTATTGTCCGGGCCACCTGACGGTATCGGGGCGTCGTTTTCACTGCTGGAAACGCGCCGGACATGGTTGGGTTGATCTGCAAACTTCGCTCAAACGCTCTTGTGATGTCTATTATTACGATCTGGCGGTCAAAATCGGGATCGAAAAAATCTCGGCGATGGCGAAACGTTTTGGTCTTGGGGTCAAACATGATGTTCCCATGTCGGCCGTCGCGCAGGGCCTTGCCCCGACGATGGATTGGAAGGCCTCGACCTATGGTCAGAACTGGCGCGTCGGGGATACCGTAAACGTCTCCATCGGGCAGGGTTTCATGCTGAGTTCGCCCATGCAACTTGCCATCATGACCGCGCGTCTGGCCACGGGGCGCGCGGTCGAACCCCGGCTGATCAAATCTGTTGACGGTGTTGAAACGCCTGAACGCGGCGGTGAAAGCATGGGCATGAACGAAAACAACCTGCGCAAAATGCGCCGTGCCATGAATGCTGTGGTCAACGACCGGCGCGGCACCGCTTATGGATCGCGTATCATCGATGATACCATGCGCATGGCCGGCAAGACAGGGACCAGTCAGGTGCGCAACATTACCGCCGCGGAACGGCGCGCTGGCGTTATCCGCAACGAGGATCTGCCCTGGGAGAGGCGCGACCATGCATTGTTTGTCAATTTCGCGCCCGTCGAGAAGCCAAAATACGCCGTTGCTGTGGTGGTCGAGCATGGCGGAGGTGGCTCCAAGGCCGCCGCACCGATTGCGCGCGATATCACACTACAGGCGCTGGCGGGCGGTGCACCTCCCCTGGAGGCCTACCCGGCCAAGGACCGCGAGCGCATAGAGGCTCAGCAGGAAAAACTGCAAGCCATGCAACCGCAGGCGGCTTTTTCGGGGCGAGATCAAGCATGA
- the mreC gene encoding rod shape-determining protein MreC, with protein sequence MAKEQSNGSEYTGPLRRLLLAIVALCLIGTFLVWRIDSPRVERFRAQVTDRFVPGLDWAMAPVTGMVNLLKDFQSYQRLAEQNGELRSELRRMQAWKEAALQLEQENARLLDLNKVRLDPRLTYITGVVLADSGSPFRQSVLLNVGARDGIVDGWATMDGIGVVGRISGVGENTARVIQLTDASSRIPAVIQPSGQRVIVSGDNSAAPAIEFLEDKDAVRPGHRVISSGDGGVFPAGLLIGQVAADPSGKLRVRLAADYQRLEFLRVLRHHGTDRVSDTADIIGPQLPPPLIAREEVSQ encoded by the coding sequence ATGGCCAAAGAACAATCCAACGGCAGCGAATATACCGGCCCCCTGCGCCGGTTGCTGCTGGCGATTGTCGCGCTCTGTCTGATCGGCACTTTTCTGGTCTGGCGTATCGACAGCCCGCGTGTCGAGCGGTTTCGCGCGCAGGTAACGGATCGTTTTGTGCCGGGGCTCGATTGGGCCATGGCCCCCGTGACCGGCATGGTCAACCTGCTCAAAGATTTCCAGAGTTATCAGCGCCTTGCCGAACAAAACGGTGAGTTGCGCTCGGAACTACGTCGTATGCAAGCCTGGAAAGAAGCCGCGCTGCAACTGGAGCAGGAAAATGCCCGCTTGCTTGACCTCAACAAGGTGCGCCTCGACCCCCGCCTGACCTATATCACCGGCGTCGTTCTGGCCGATAGCGGCTCGCCGTTTCGCCAATCCGTCTTGCTCAATGTCGGCGCGCGCGACGGCATCGTGGATGGGTGGGCGACAATGGATGGGATCGGGGTTGTGGGGCGCATTTCGGGCGTGGGGGAGAACACCGCGCGGGTGATACAGCTAACCGACGCCTCCAGCCGTATTCCCGCGGTGATCCAACCCTCGGGCCAGCGCGTTATTGTTTCGGGCGATAATTCCGCCGCCCCCGCCATCGAGTTCCTTGAAGACAAGGATGCCGTCCGCCCCGGCCACCGGGTGATCAGTTCAGGCGACGGCGGTGTCTTTCCTGCGGGTCTGCTGATTGGGCAGGTCGCTGCCGATCCCAGCGGCAAATTGCGTGTCCGGCTCGCGGCGGATTATCAGCGTCTGGAATTTCTGCGCGTCCTGCGCCATCACGGCACCGACCGTGTGTCCGACACCGCTGATATCATCGGCCCGCAACTGCCGCCCCCCCTCATCGCGCGCGAAGAGGTCAGCCAATGA